One segment of Amycolatopsis alba DSM 44262 DNA contains the following:
- a CDS encoding LLM class flavin-dependent oxidoreductase, with protein MTSLPDIPLSVLDLSPVVAGGGVGDSLRNTLDLARRTEALGYHRYWLAEHHNMPGIASSATAVMIGQVAAATERIRVGSGGVMLPNHAPLVVAEQFGTLEAFHPGRIDLGIGRAPGTDQRTALALRGPGGLTAENFPQQFAELLAYFEHSDQRAVNAVTAEGNKPPVWLLGSSGFSARMAGELGLPFSFAHHFSAENTLPAVALYRDAFKPSDVLDEPYVMLGVSVVAAETDERAQYLAAPSGLTFLSLRKGRPIPLPTPEDAAAYPYTDIERVFIEDRASSSIIGSPETVHKGLETLLADTGANELMITTMVHDQADRVRSYELVSELAH; from the coding sequence GTGACCTCCTTGCCTGACATCCCGCTGTCCGTGCTCGACCTCTCGCCCGTCGTGGCCGGGGGCGGTGTGGGCGATTCGCTGCGCAACACCCTCGACCTCGCCCGCCGGACCGAGGCGCTCGGCTATCACCGGTACTGGCTCGCCGAGCACCACAACATGCCCGGTATCGCGAGTTCCGCGACCGCCGTGATGATCGGCCAGGTCGCCGCCGCCACCGAACGCATCCGGGTCGGCTCCGGCGGGGTCATGCTGCCGAACCACGCGCCGCTGGTGGTCGCCGAGCAGTTCGGCACCCTGGAGGCGTTCCACCCCGGCCGGATCGACCTCGGCATCGGCCGCGCCCCTGGCACCGACCAGCGGACCGCGCTGGCGCTGCGCGGCCCCGGCGGGCTCACCGCGGAGAACTTCCCGCAGCAGTTCGCGGAACTGCTGGCCTACTTCGAGCACTCCGACCAGCGCGCGGTCAACGCCGTGACCGCCGAAGGCAACAAGCCGCCGGTGTGGCTGCTCGGTTCGAGCGGCTTCAGCGCGCGCATGGCAGGCGAACTCGGCCTGCCGTTCTCCTTCGCGCACCACTTCAGCGCCGAGAACACGCTTCCCGCCGTGGCGCTTTACCGCGACGCGTTCAAGCCGTCGGACGTCCTGGACGAGCCGTACGTGATGCTCGGCGTCTCCGTGGTCGCCGCCGAGACCGACGAGCGGGCCCAGTACCTGGCCGCGCCCAGCGGCCTGACGTTCCTCAGCCTGCGCAAGGGACGCCCCATCCCGCTGCCGACGCCGGAAGACGCCGCGGCCTACCCGTACACCGACATCGAGCGCGTGTTCATCGAGGACCGGGCTTCGAGCAGCATCATCGGTTCACCCGAGACGGTCCACAAGGGACTCGAGACGCTGCTGGCCGACACGGGCGCGAACGAGTTGATGATCACGACCATGGTGCACGACCAGGCGGACCGGGTCCGCTCCTACGAACTGGTCTCCGAACTGGCGCACTGA
- a CDS encoding MlaE family ABC transporter permease: protein MGVRTNAPSFPGAGAIRETGRLYSLGLDVVRLTFRRPFQARELIQQFWFIASVSILPTALVAIPFGAVIALHIGSLTAQIGAQSFTGAASVLAIIQQASPIVTALLIAGAGGSAMCADLGSRTIREEIDAMEVLGVSPIQRLIVPRVLAAMGVAAFLNGMVSVVGVLGGYFFNVIMQNGTPGAYLASFSALAQLPDLWISEIKAVIFGFVAAIVASYRGLNPKGGPKGVGDAVNQSVVITFLLLFLLNLVLTTLYLQLVPAKGS from the coding sequence GTGGGCGTCCGGACTAACGCACCCTCATTCCCCGGCGCGGGTGCGATCCGGGAGACGGGCAGGCTGTACTCACTCGGCCTCGACGTCGTCCGCCTGACCTTCCGGCGGCCGTTCCAGGCCCGCGAGCTGATCCAGCAGTTCTGGTTCATCGCGAGTGTGTCGATCCTGCCGACGGCGCTGGTCGCGATCCCGTTCGGCGCGGTGATCGCGCTGCACATCGGTTCGCTGACCGCGCAGATCGGCGCGCAGTCGTTCACCGGCGCGGCCAGTGTGCTGGCGATCATCCAGCAGGCGAGCCCGATCGTGACGGCACTGCTGATCGCGGGCGCCGGCGGATCGGCGATGTGCGCGGACCTCGGGTCGCGCACGATCCGCGAGGAGATCGACGCGATGGAGGTGCTCGGGGTCTCCCCGATCCAGCGCCTGATCGTGCCGCGGGTGCTCGCCGCGATGGGGGTCGCCGCATTCCTGAACGGAATGGTCAGCGTGGTCGGCGTCCTCGGCGGCTATTTCTTCAACGTCATCATGCAGAACGGGACACCGGGTGCGTATCTGGCCAGTTTCTCCGCTCTCGCGCAGCTGCCGGACCTCTGGATCAGCGAGATCAAAGCGGTCATCTTCGGTTTCGTCGCGGCGATCGTCGCCTCCTATCGCGGGCTCAATCCGAAAGGCGGCCCGAAAGGCGTCGGTGACGCGGTGAACCAGTCCGTGGTGATCACGTTCCTGCTCCTGTTCCTGTTGAACCTCGTGCTGACGACGCTTTACCTGCAGCTCGTCCCGGCGAAGGGCAGCTGA
- a CDS encoding MlaE family ABC transporter permease: protein MATTTPTRVTRVREAVDRRFGFLDTLGDQILFFLKALAWVPRAVRRYLREITRLLAEVSFGSGALAVIGGTIGVMIGMTVFTGTVVGLQGYSALNQVGTSAFAGFVSAYFNTREIAPLVAGLALSATVGCGFTAQLGAMRISEEIDALEVMGIPSVPYLVTTRIIAGFLAVIPLYAIGLLTSYLASRQITVWFYGQSAGTYDHYFLLFLPPGDVLWSFGKVLVFSVVIVLAHCYYGFRASGGPAGVGVAVGRGVRTAIVAVSVLDFFLSLAIWGATTTVQVAG, encoded by the coding sequence ATGGCGACGACGACACCCACCCGCGTCACGCGGGTCCGCGAGGCGGTGGACCGCCGGTTCGGTTTCCTGGACACGCTCGGCGACCAGATCCTCTTCTTCCTCAAAGCGCTGGCCTGGGTGCCGCGCGCGGTGCGCCGCTACCTGCGCGAGATCACCCGTCTGCTGGCCGAAGTCAGTTTCGGCAGCGGCGCGCTCGCGGTCATCGGCGGCACGATCGGCGTGATGATCGGGATGACCGTGTTCACCGGCACGGTCGTCGGGCTCCAGGGCTATTCGGCGCTCAACCAGGTCGGCACGTCGGCGTTCGCCGGTTTCGTCTCCGCGTACTTCAACACCCGCGAGATCGCGCCGCTCGTCGCCGGGCTGGCGCTTTCGGCCACCGTCGGCTGCGGGTTCACCGCCCAGCTGGGCGCGATGCGGATCTCGGAAGAGATCGACGCGCTCGAAGTGATGGGCATCCCCAGCGTCCCGTACCTGGTGACCACCCGGATCATCGCGGGCTTCCTCGCGGTCATCCCGTTGTACGCGATCGGCCTGCTGACCTCGTATCTCGCGTCGCGCCAGATCACCGTCTGGTTCTACGGCCAGTCCGCGGGCACCTACGACCACTACTTCCTGCTGTTCCTGCCGCCCGGTGACGTGCTCTGGTCGTTCGGCAAGGTGCTGGTGTTCAGTGTCGTGATCGTGCTCGCCCACTGTTACTACGGCTTCCGCGCGAGCGGCGGGCCCGCGGGCGTCGGCGTGGCCGTCGGCCGTGGCGTGCGGACCGCGATCGTGGCGGTCAGCGTGCTGGACTTCTTCCTCAGTCTCGCGATCTGGGGCGCGACCACGACGGTGCAGGTGGCCGGATGA
- a CDS encoding MCE family protein, with protein MSRRGLRKAGVRTAGVLFVVVMSALVLLSIKIYQKDFVTSVPVTLQADRVGNQLRAGGQVKARGVVVGEIRGVRATPRGAEIDLAMEPGKVSQLPKNVSALLVPKTLFGERYVQLSIPDGSTAQPLTSGDVITQDRSANAIELERVFDNLLPLLKAVQPQKLATTLTTVASALEGRGDQIGDTFATAAGYLEKFNPNLPALNDNIRDLATVSKLYGDIAPDLLDSLSASAVTLDTVKEKRAELATVYQQVTSSSQQVTTFLANNRANIIALAADSRAPLEIAAKYSPSFACTIDALAKLKPQMDKVLGKGTDEPGLHAEITVTQPRAKYVPGKDDPVYNASGEPRCYPSNGLMSQGIAATGETTVALPGVQGDLGLANSPQERELISALVAPSAGIPAAQVPAWGSVLVGPLYRGTEVTLR; from the coding sequence ATGAGCAGGCGCGGGCTGCGCAAGGCCGGGGTCAGGACGGCCGGGGTGCTGTTCGTCGTGGTGATGTCCGCCCTCGTGCTGCTGTCGATCAAGATCTATCAGAAGGACTTCGTCACGTCGGTCCCGGTGACCCTGCAGGCGGACCGGGTCGGCAACCAGTTGCGCGCGGGCGGGCAGGTCAAGGCGCGCGGGGTGGTGGTCGGCGAGATCCGCGGTGTCCGCGCCACGCCGCGAGGCGCGGAGATCGACCTGGCCATGGAGCCGGGCAAGGTCTCCCAGCTGCCGAAGAACGTGTCCGCGCTGCTCGTGCCGAAGACCCTGTTCGGTGAGCGGTACGTGCAACTGTCCATTCCGGACGGATCGACGGCACAGCCGCTGACGTCGGGCGATGTGATCACCCAGGACCGCTCGGCCAACGCGATCGAACTGGAGCGGGTCTTCGACAATCTGCTGCCGCTGCTCAAGGCGGTGCAGCCGCAGAAGCTCGCCACCACGCTGACCACGGTCGCCTCCGCACTGGAAGGCCGCGGAGACCAGATCGGCGACACCTTCGCCACCGCGGCCGGCTACCTCGAGAAGTTCAACCCGAACCTCCCGGCGCTGAACGACAACATCCGCGACCTCGCCACGGTTTCCAAGCTGTACGGCGACATCGCGCCGGATCTGCTCGACTCGCTGAGCGCTTCGGCGGTCACCCTGGACACGGTCAAGGAGAAACGCGCCGAACTGGCGACGGTGTACCAGCAGGTGACGTCGTCCTCCCAGCAGGTCACGACGTTCCTCGCCAACAACCGCGCCAACATCATCGCGCTCGCCGCCGACAGCCGGGCACCGCTCGAGATCGCCGCGAAGTACTCGCCGAGTTTCGCCTGCACGATCGACGCGCTGGCCAAGCTGAAGCCTCAGATGGACAAGGTGCTGGGCAAGGGCACCGACGAACCCGGCCTCCACGCGGAGATCACCGTCACCCAGCCCCGCGCCAAATACGTCCCCGGCAAGGACGACCCGGTCTACAACGCCTCCGGCGAACCCCGCTGCTACCCGTCGAACGGCCTGATGAGCCAAGGGATCGCCGCGACCGGCGAGACGACCGTCGCGCTCCCTGGCGTTCAGGGCGACCTCGGCCTGGCGAATTCGCCGCAGGAACGGGAACTGATCTCCGCCCTGGTCGCGCCGTCGGCGGGCATCCCCGCCGCCCAGGTGCCCGCCTGGGGCAGCGTGCTCGTCGGACCGCTCTACCGGGGCACGGAGGTGACCCTGCGATGA
- a CDS encoding MCE family protein, translating into MRNFVSPLIKGLIFVVITTLATVLLAVSITNTGLGDTKSYSAKFLDATSLNVGDDVRISGVRVGQIEELEIADHSLARVKFSLDSQRRLPADVNAVIKYRNMVGQRYIALERGKGTRELLEPGAEIPLERTTPALDLTELFNGFKPLFQALSPKDVNQLSGEIVQVLQGEGGTVESLLAHTGSLTTTLAGRDKVIGDVITNLDTVLKTINGKGDALSTLVSTLKDLVSGLAGDRAEIGDAVSGIADLTTATAGLLEQGRKPLKDSIEGLGLLSGALTAKDGKAEVEKFLTVLPGKLNDLGRISSYGSWMNFYLCSAVLRSDPPRGVPATAERCTS; encoded by the coding sequence ATGAGGAACTTCGTGAGCCCCCTGATCAAGGGGCTGATCTTCGTCGTCATCACGACACTGGCCACGGTGCTGCTGGCGGTGTCCATCACGAACACCGGCCTCGGCGACACCAAGTCCTACAGCGCCAAATTCCTCGACGCGACATCGCTTAACGTGGGCGACGACGTGCGGATCTCCGGGGTGCGGGTCGGCCAGATCGAGGAACTCGAGATCGCCGACCACAGCCTCGCCCGCGTCAAGTTCTCGCTCGATTCGCAGCGCAGGCTGCCAGCCGACGTCAACGCGGTGATCAAGTACCGCAACATGGTCGGCCAGCGCTACATCGCACTCGAACGCGGCAAGGGCACTCGCGAACTCCTGGAGCCGGGCGCCGAGATCCCGCTGGAGCGCACGACTCCCGCGCTGGACCTGACGGAGCTGTTCAACGGCTTCAAACCGCTGTTCCAGGCCCTGTCCCCCAAGGACGTCAACCAGCTCTCCGGCGAGATCGTCCAGGTACTGCAGGGCGAGGGCGGCACGGTGGAAAGCCTGCTGGCGCACACCGGTTCGCTGACCACCACGCTCGCCGGCCGCGACAAGGTGATCGGCGACGTGATCACGAACCTGGACACGGTGCTGAAGACCATCAACGGCAAGGGCGACGCACTGTCCACTTTGGTCTCGACGCTGAAGGACCTGGTGTCCGGCCTCGCCGGTGACCGCGCCGAGATCGGGGACGCCGTCTCCGGGATCGCGGATCTCACCACCGCCACGGCAGGCCTGCTCGAACAGGGCAGGAAGCCGCTCAAGGACAGCATCGAGGGCCTCGGCCTGCTCTCCGGCGCGCTGACGGCAAAAGACGGCAAGGCCGAGGTCGAGAAGTTCCTCACCGTGCTGCCGGGAAAGCTGAACGACCTGGGCCGGATCAGCTCGTACGGATCCTGGATGAACTTCTACCTGTGCTCGGCCGTCCTCCGGAGCGACCCTCCTCGCGGGGTCCCGGCGACGGCGGAGAGGTGCACGTCGTGA
- a CDS encoding MCE family protein gives MKPFKERNPIVIGFVGSAVAAALLTATLNYQDLPIIGSGTTYQAEFSEAAGLQADDEVRIAGIKVGEVSEVQLAEDHVVVSFRVKDAWVGDKTAAEIKIKTLLGRKFLALRPTGETVQNPKQVIPRTRTVTPYDVTEAFNGLADTAGAIDTDQLAESFTTLSDTFKNSPEHIRKALDGLTSLSKTVSSRDNELASLLSNAHGLTTTLADSNDDFAKLLSDGNLLLTELDNRRQAIHDLLTGSKDLATQLSGLVQDNKEQLGGALSQLGEVTDILQRQNDNLAKSLDLAGPYFRVVNNSLGNGRWVDSYLCGLIPENRDPCTPPIPGGRR, from the coding sequence GTGAAACCCTTCAAGGAACGGAACCCGATCGTCATCGGGTTCGTCGGCAGCGCCGTCGCGGCCGCGCTGCTGACGGCGACCCTCAACTACCAGGACCTCCCGATCATCGGCTCGGGGACCACCTACCAGGCCGAGTTCTCCGAGGCGGCCGGGTTGCAGGCCGACGACGAGGTGCGGATCGCCGGGATCAAGGTCGGCGAGGTGAGCGAGGTCCAGCTCGCCGAGGACCACGTCGTGGTGAGCTTCCGGGTCAAGGACGCCTGGGTCGGCGACAAGACCGCCGCCGAGATCAAGATCAAGACCCTGCTCGGCCGGAAGTTCCTGGCGCTGCGCCCGACCGGCGAGACGGTGCAGAACCCGAAGCAGGTCATCCCGCGCACCCGGACCGTGACGCCCTACGACGTCACCGAGGCGTTCAACGGGCTGGCCGACACGGCGGGCGCGATCGACACCGATCAGCTCGCGGAGAGCTTCACCACGCTGTCCGACACGTTCAAGAACTCGCCGGAGCACATCCGGAAGGCCCTCGACGGGCTGACGTCGCTGTCGAAGACCGTGTCCTCCAGGGACAACGAACTCGCCAGCCTGCTGTCGAACGCGCACGGCCTCACCACGACGCTCGCCGACTCGAACGACGACTTCGCCAAGCTCCTCTCGGACGGCAACCTGCTGCTGACCGAACTGGACAACCGCCGCCAGGCGATCCACGACCTGCTGACCGGCTCGAAGGACCTCGCCACCCAGCTTTCCGGTTTGGTACAGGACAACAAGGAGCAGCTCGGCGGCGCGCTCAGCCAGCTCGGAGAGGTGACCGACATCCTGCAGCGGCAGAACGACAATCTTGCCAAGAGCCTCGACCTCGCCGGGCCGTACTTCCGCGTGGTGAACAACTCGCTCGGCAACGGGCGCTGGGTGGACAGCTATCTGTGCGGGCTCATCCCCGAGAACCGGGATCCCTGCACCCCGCCGATTCCGGGAGGCCGACGGTGA
- a CDS encoding MCE family protein has protein sequence MISRFVTLALVLALAVVGGLWWIFSGSGLDRVTVYFSHAVGVYSGSDVRVLGVRVGQVESVAPEGEQVKVVLTVDGATPIADDTNALVVAPSVVADRYVQFTKLTRSGNRLDDGAVIPVERTGTPVELDQLYSSLDTLAKALGPQGANSNGALSDLLRTGAKNLQGNGKPFNESVRNFADLARTLSGNSENLFATVDELQRFTSMLATNDRNVSEVNKQLASVTGTLAQNKEELAGALKGLGGALAQIQQFIRDNRALIKSNVDKLAVTTGTLVDKRAALAETLDTIPLAVTNVLEAVDPKTGKLQSRGLLLDYAPLPLPVAGATYTGGR, from the coding sequence GTGATCAGCAGGTTCGTCACCCTGGCGCTCGTGCTCGCGCTGGCCGTCGTCGGCGGCCTGTGGTGGATCTTCTCCGGCAGCGGGCTCGACCGTGTCACCGTGTACTTCTCGCACGCGGTCGGTGTCTACAGCGGATCGGACGTCCGGGTGCTCGGCGTCCGGGTCGGCCAGGTCGAATCGGTCGCCCCGGAAGGGGAACAGGTCAAGGTCGTGCTGACCGTCGACGGTGCGACGCCGATCGCCGACGACACGAACGCCCTGGTCGTGGCGCCGAGTGTGGTCGCCGACCGGTACGTCCAGTTCACCAAGCTCACCCGCTCCGGCAACCGGCTGGACGACGGCGCGGTGATCCCGGTGGAGCGCACCGGCACCCCGGTGGAGCTCGACCAGCTCTACTCCAGCCTCGACACCCTCGCCAAGGCGCTCGGCCCCCAGGGGGCGAACTCGAACGGCGCGCTTTCGGATCTGCTGCGCACGGGCGCGAAGAACCTTCAGGGCAACGGAAAGCCGTTCAACGAGTCGGTGCGCAACTTCGCCGACCTCGCCAGGACGTTGTCCGGGAACTCGGAGAACCTGTTCGCCACCGTCGACGAACTGCAGCGGTTCACCTCGATGCTGGCGACCAACGACCGGAACGTCAGCGAGGTCAACAAGCAGCTCGCGTCGGTCACCGGGACGCTGGCACAGAACAAGGAAGAGCTCGCAGGCGCGCTCAAGGGCCTCGGCGGCGCGCTGGCGCAGATCCAGCAGTTCATCCGCGACAACCGCGCACTGATCAAGTCCAATGTGGACAAGCTCGCGGTGACGACCGGGACACTGGTCGACAAACGCGCCGCGCTGGCCGAGACCCTGGACACGATCCCGCTGGCGGTGACGAACGTGCTCGAAGCCGTCGACCCGAAGACCGGGAAGCTGCAGAGCCGCGGCCTCCTGCTCGACTACGCCCCGCTCCCGCTGCCGGTCGCCGGCGCCACCTACACCGGGGGGCGCTGA
- a CDS encoding MCE family protein produces the protein MTTNRTIAVLATCCLALTACSADFKGVYDLPLPGGADIGDHPYRVTVQFADVLDLVPQAAVKVGDVPVGRVETIKLGEDGWTAETVLAVNGDVHLPANAIARLRQSSLLGEKFIELAPSAAKAEGRLGDGGVIPVASTNRNPEFEEIFGALSLLLNGGGIGQLQTINRELSKVMDGNEEEIRSFLSTVEQLVSNLDSHRSDITSALDGLNRLSTTLANRKTQVEGALTDLTPGLKSLSEQRTQLVAMLQSLDRLSGVGVDVIKKSRADLVADLTALAPILKRLADAGENLPKSLEILPTFPFTDAVRDGIKGDYLNVYASMIPGPGVELPPPGEGVPPGLPTLPLPSSGGS, from the coding sequence ATGACCACGAACCGGACGATCGCGGTGCTCGCCACGTGCTGCCTCGCGCTCACCGCCTGTTCCGCCGACTTCAAGGGCGTCTACGACCTGCCGCTGCCCGGCGGCGCGGACATCGGTGACCATCCGTACCGGGTGACCGTGCAGTTCGCCGACGTGCTCGACCTGGTCCCCCAGGCCGCGGTGAAGGTCGGCGACGTCCCGGTCGGCCGGGTCGAGACGATCAAGCTCGGTGAAGACGGCTGGACGGCCGAAACCGTCCTGGCGGTCAACGGCGACGTCCACCTGCCCGCCAACGCCATCGCGCGGCTGCGGCAGTCCAGCCTGCTCGGCGAGAAGTTCATCGAACTCGCCCCGAGCGCGGCGAAGGCCGAGGGCAGGCTGGGCGACGGCGGGGTGATCCCGGTCGCGAGCACGAACCGCAACCCGGAGTTCGAGGAGATCTTCGGCGCGCTGTCCCTGCTGCTCAACGGCGGCGGGATCGGCCAGCTGCAGACCATCAACCGCGAGCTGTCGAAGGTGATGGACGGCAACGAGGAGGAGATCCGCTCCTTCCTGTCCACTGTGGAACAGCTGGTGTCCAATCTGGACTCGCATCGCTCCGACATCACCTCGGCGCTCGACGGGCTCAACCGGCTCTCGACGACGCTGGCGAACCGGAAAACCCAGGTCGAAGGCGCGCTGACCGACCTCACCCCCGGTCTGAAGAGCCTTTCCGAGCAGCGCACCCAGCTCGTCGCGATGCTGCAGTCGCTGGACCGGCTCTCCGGGGTCGGGGTCGACGTGATCAAGAAGAGCAGGGCCGACCTCGTCGCCGATCTCACCGCGCTCGCGCCGATCCTCAAGCGGCTGGCCGACGCCGGCGAGAACCTGCCGAAGTCGCTGGAGATCCTGCCGACGTTCCCGTTCACCGACGCCGTCCGCGACGGGATCAAGGGCGACTACCTCAACGTCTACGCCTCGATGATCCCCGGACCGGGCGTCGAACTGCCTCCTCCCGGCGAAGGGGTCCCACCGGGGCTCCCGACCCTCCCGCTGCCGTCTTCCGGAGGTAGCTGA
- a CDS encoding MCE family protein: MLTTRVRIQVLAFVIIALATTAFVGANYAGLGRLFGASGYTVKLALTDGGGLFTNGEVTYRGVAVGRVGELRLTAGGMEADLLIDDDAPPIPANSRAVVANRSAVGEQFVDLQPRTGDGPFLAEGSVIPREATSVPLPVQHLLTDLDSLTASVPTEDLRIVVDELDNALRGSGANLQVLLDSTTDFTKRAANHLPQTEKLLTDGSTVLKTQVDSSQAWRQFSDNARQFAQQLSRSDGDLRELIATAPGAATQLSGLLRDNEPGLPILLANLLTTSHVFSARTDGLRQLLINMPKAVSAVDAAVDGESGKVGLVLTFFEPMPCTKGYEGTKIRSSADLSALPFNTGAACTLEKGNPSSVRGSQNAPKGGVPPASIPGGFGADGQPTSTSLEEMLWLRN, translated from the coding sequence ATGCTCACCACCCGTGTCCGGATCCAGGTGCTCGCGTTCGTCATCATCGCGCTGGCGACGACGGCGTTCGTGGGGGCCAACTACGCGGGCCTCGGCAGGCTCTTCGGGGCGAGCGGCTACACCGTGAAGCTCGCGCTGACCGACGGCGGCGGCCTGTTCACCAACGGCGAGGTGACCTACCGCGGCGTCGCCGTCGGCCGGGTCGGCGAACTCCGGCTCACCGCCGGGGGCATGGAAGCGGATCTGCTGATCGACGACGACGCGCCGCCGATCCCCGCGAACTCGCGGGCGGTCGTGGCGAACCGGTCCGCGGTCGGCGAGCAGTTCGTCGACCTGCAGCCGCGGACCGGCGACGGGCCGTTCCTCGCCGAAGGTTCGGTCATCCCGCGTGAGGCGACGAGTGTGCCGCTGCCGGTGCAGCACCTGCTGACCGACCTGGACTCGCTGACCGCGTCCGTGCCGACCGAGGACCTGCGGATCGTGGTCGACGAACTCGACAACGCCCTGCGCGGCTCCGGCGCGAACCTCCAGGTGCTGCTGGATTCCACCACCGACTTCACCAAGCGGGCCGCGAACCATCTGCCGCAGACGGAGAAGCTGCTCACCGACGGCTCGACCGTGCTGAAGACCCAGGTCGACTCGTCGCAGGCGTGGCGGCAGTTCAGCGACAACGCCAGGCAGTTCGCCCAGCAACTGTCCCGTTCGGACGGTGACCTGCGCGAGCTGATCGCGACCGCGCCCGGCGCGGCGACCCAGCTCTCCGGGCTGCTGCGGGACAACGAGCCCGGCCTGCCGATCCTGCTGGCGAACCTGCTCACCACGTCGCATGTGTTCTCCGCGCGCACCGACGGCCTGCGGCAGCTGCTGATCAACATGCCGAAAGCGGTCTCCGCTGTCGACGCGGCCGTCGACGGGGAGTCCGGGAAGGTCGGGCTGGTCCTGACCTTCTTCGAGCCGATGCCGTGCACCAAGGGCTACGAGGGCACGAAGATCCGCAGCAGCGCGGATCTCTCGGCGCTGCCGTTCAACACCGGTGCCGCCTGCACGCTCGAAAAGGGCAACCCGAGTTCGGTCCGCGGTTCGCAGAACGCGCCGAAGGGCGGCGTCCCGCCCGCCTCGATCCCCGGCGGCTTCGGCGCCGACGGCCAGCCGACGTCCACGAGCCTCGAGGAGATGTTGTGGCTGCGCAACTGA